In Sphaeramia orbicularis chromosome 5, fSphaOr1.1, whole genome shotgun sequence, a genomic segment contains:
- the LOC115420024 gene encoding arf-GAP with GTPase, ANK repeat and PH domain-containing protein 1-like, with product MSKAGNPQKRTTYLISLTLVKVEAVPEDVEGNQVQEALPEGEGSPRKEKANNVPEKEEGPVCTQVVERESIQVEEVEQVQVKHDSPSENKGKPERRDTHGPQKDIASVAKSKDMSFVHAPARQMVKVYGGTTSEGTVHREGPRSEAMRPKTELYREPPMLFLKGENGADLNSRSRCSLPFSIPPQVSPRPEVLMRPHVGGNTCWRDLRETNTSMYHSAKTLDRRDNRIGDQSPLMAATTLGPYRASWADSDGRGTLIRPGAPMSGGFTGVMTRDSPQGERFKTVSVALPAPSATDMSKPQRKGTSRTLDNSDLHSFSEDLKKGKEGQGGTIQRAPARDRKMLKFISGIFTKSTAVPPSAAPPLYPAVERGSSEEEAACTSSQEWTMSQTVQTVQELHLGVLGGLCSGKSALVHRHLTGSYLPLENAEGRQCIKDVLVDGHSHVLIIREETDPPSAQLAGWVDAVILVFSLENEASFQEVYKIYHQLALHRPITEIPFIVVGTQDKISSNNPRVIDDARARQLCSDVRRCTYYETCATYGLNVNRVFNDAAQKIMAAKKQAALLASCKSLPNSPTHSGGSTPVSGIFPGQASNGGQSSDYSSSLPSTPVISHKEICKTTRGEKQDSTTPGTVRSATRRRTNRFAGRRGSDSNRRSADSMGSGRCIPIKQGILLKRSGNSLNKEWKKKYVTLSNDGILSYHSSVNDYMLNAPGKEMDLLRVTVKVPGKRPPRAVPACGPPAGLNGRVKDMQGPEALSPVPVSASSLLQVEEMEGLGGALFLRGNRGVQRCPSTASNHAQSVDSAMEGVSSSSSTKDVGSASPVTDRKKHRRKKSMNQKGDATIGQADAKRKMWKLKSFGSLRNVSKTEEDNFDFLIVSSTGQTWHFEAQSVEERDSWVQAIESQILASLQLCESSKNKDRKNSQSEAVALQAIRNAKGNNFCVDCDAPNPTWVSLNLGALICIECSGIHRNLGTHLSRVRSLDLDDLPRELTLVLSAIGNHMVNSIWEARTMGHRKPSPDATREERESWIRAKYEQKLFVAPLPPPTPSEGPDLTLSGRLLLAVMEHNLPKLLLLLAHCTKEDINAPLSLALSSRALLALRLPGSALHAACQQGDVVMTQLLVWYGCDLRYRDAQGQTALALARSAGSQECVDILLQYGCPNEPAPSVASTVGFAASVTSSFPVAMTPSLTVATTLKISHKSGGTSLSYSTSRRAVS from the exons ATGAGCAAAGCAGGCAACCCACAGAAACGCACCACCTACCTCATCTCCCTCACTCTGGTGAAGGTTGAGGCTGTGCCAGAGGATGTAGAAGGGAACCAAGTGCAGGAGGCTCTTCCAGAGGGGGAAGGGAGCCCAAGGAAGGAGAAGGCAAACAATGTCCCTGAAAAGGAGGAAGGGCCTGTGTGCACACAAGTGGTGGAAAGGGAGAGCATACAGGTGGAAGAAGTGGAACAAGTGCAGGTAAAGCATGACAGCCCCAGTGAGAACAAGGGGAAGCCTGAGAGGAGGGACACTCATGGACCGCAAAAGGACATCGCATCTGTTGCTAAAAGTAAAGACATGTCTTTTGTACATGCACCTGCAAGGCAAATGGTCAAAGTGTATGGAGGAACTACCTCTGAGGGGACCGTGCACAGAGAGGGCCCCCGCTCAGAGGCCATGCGTCCTAAGACTGAGCTCTACAGAGAGCCCCCCATGCTTTTCCTTAAGGGTGAAAATGGAGCAGATCTGAACAGTCGCTCACGCTGCAGCCTCCCTTTTTCCATCCCGCCGCAGGTCAGCCCACGTCCTGAAGTGCTCATGAGGCCTCATGTAGGTGGAAACACATGCTGGAGGGACCTCCGAGAGACCAACACAAGCATGTATCACTCTGCTAAGACTTTGGACCGAAGGGATAACCGCATCGGGGACCAGTCCCCTTTAATGGCAGCTACAACTCTGGGGCCTTACAGGGCGTCCTGGGCCGACAGCGATGGCAGAGGCACACTCATCCGTCCTGGAGCTCCCATGAGCGGAGGATTTACAGGAGTAATGACCAGGGACAGCCCTCAGGGGGAGAGATTTAAGACGGTGTCCGTTGCCTTGCCTGCACCTTCTGCCACTGATATGTCCAAGCCTCAAAGAAAAGGTACAAGTCGTACTCTGGACAACAGTGACCTACATTCCTTCTCCGAGGACCTGAAGAAAGGGAAAGAGGGCCAAGGAGGAACAATCCAGCGGGCTCCTGCTCGTGACCGCAAAATGCTGAAGTTCATCAGTGGAATTTTTACCAAAAGTACAGCTGTGCCACCCAGTGCTGCACCTCCCCTTTATCCAGCTGTGGAGAGAGGCTCCAGTGAGGAGGAGG CTGCATGCACCAGCAGTCAGGAATGGACCATGAGCCAAACAGTGCAAACCGTGCAAGAACTTCATCTG GGTGTTTTAGGAGGTTTGTGCAGTGGAAAATCTGCTTTGGTTCACAGACACTTGACAGGGAGTTACCTTCCTCTGGAGAATGCTGAGG ggcGTCAGTGCATTAAGGACGTCCTGGTTGATGGACATAGTCACGTACTGATAATCAGAGAGGAAACAGATCCTCCAAGTGCTCAG CTTGCGGGCTGGGTGGATGCAGTCATCTTGGTCTTCAGTTTGGAAAACGAGGCCAGTTTTCAGGAAGTTTACAAAATCTACCACCAGCTTGCCCTCCACCGGCCTATTACCGAGATACCTTTCATAGTAGTCGGCACTCAGG ATAAGATCAGCAGCAACAACCCAAGAGTAATAGATGATGCCAGGGCTAGACAGCTCTGCTCAGATGTGCGGCGTTGTACTTACTATGAGACCTGCGCTACCTATGGCCTCAATGTCAACAGGGTCTTCAATGATG ctgctcaGAAGATCATGGCAGCCAAGAAACAAGCTGCTCTCCTGGCTTCCTGTAAATCCCTCCCTAACTCTCCCACTCACTCCGGAGGCTCCACCCCAGTGTCGGGCATCTTTCCAGGACAG GCCAGTAATGGTGGCCAGAGCAGTGACTACTCCTCATCGCTTCCCTCCACTCCTGTGATTAGTCACAAAGAGATCTGCAAGACAACGAGAGGAGAAAAGCAGGACAGCACCACTCCAGGGACAGTCCGCAGTGCCACTCGGAGACGCACCAACAGATTTGCA GGTCGGAGAGGCAGTGATTCCAACAGAAGGAGTGCTGACAGCATGGGCAGTGGGCGTTGTATTCCCATAAAACAG GGCATCTTGCTGAAACGCAGTGGGAACTCGCTCAACAAAGAGTGGAAGAAGAAGTATGTCACGCTGTCCAACGATGGCATACTGTCCTATCACTCCAGTGTCAAT GACTACATGCTGAATGCCCCGGGGAAAGAGATGGACCTGCTGCGAGTGACAGTAAAAGTGCCAGGAAAGCGGCCGCCACGTGCTGTACCCGCCTGTGGCCCACCTGCTGGGCTCAACGGGCGGGTCAAAGACATGCAGGGACCCGAGGCTCTCAGTCCAg TCCCAGTAAGTGCAAGTAGCCTCCTTCAAGTGGAGGAAATGGAGGGTCTGGGTGGGGCCCTATTCCTGAGGGGCAACAGAGGGGTCCAGAGATGTCCTTCCACAGCATCGAACCACGCTCAAAGTGTTG ACTCTGCAATGGAGGGCGTGTCCAGTTCTTCATCCACCAAAGACGTAGGCTCAGCTTCCCCGGTGACAGACAGGAAGAAACATCGCAGAAAGAAGAGCATGAACCAAAAGGGGGATGCAACCATTGGCCAAGCAGATG CCAAACGGAAAATGTGGAAGCTGAAAAGTTTTGGTAGCTTAAGAAACGTAAGCAAGACAG aGGAGGATAATTTCGACTTCCTCATTGTGTCGAGCACTGGCCAAACATGGCACTTTGAAGCCCAGAGTGTGGAGGAGAGGGACTCCTGGGTCCAGGCCATAGAGAGCCAGATCCTGGCCAGTCTGCAGCTGTGTGAGAGCAGCAAAAACAAG GATCGAAAGAACAGTCAGAGTGAAGCTGTGGCTCTGCAGGCGATCCGAAACGCAAAGGGCAACAATTTCTGTGTCGACTGtgatgctccaa ATCCGACCTGGGTCAGTCTGAACCTCGGAGCTCTCATATGTATAGAGTGCTCTGGGATCCACAGGAACCTGGGCACCCACCTGTCACGTGTTCGCTCTCTGGACCTGGACGACCTGCCACGAGAGCTCACTCTGGTTCTCAGCGCCATCGGCAACCACATGGTCAACAGTATATGGGAGGCACGCACCATGGGCCACCGTAAACCATCTCCTGATGCTACACG AGAGGAGCGGGAGTCATGGATTAGAGCCAAATATGAGCAGAAACTGTTTGTGGCGCCGCTGCCTCCTCCCACTCCCAGTGAGGGGCCAGACCTCACACTATCCGGCCGTCTTCTTTTGGCAGTGATGGAGCATAACCTCCCCAAGCTGCTTCTCCTTTTGGCCCACTGCACTAAGGAGGACATTAATGCCCCTCTCAGCCTGGCGCTTTCCTCCAGGGCGCTATTAGCTCTGCGTCTGCCCGGCTCTGCCCTGCACGCTGCCTGCCAACAGGGCGATGTGGTGATGACGCAGCTTCTTGTTTGG TATGGCTGTGATCTCCGGTATCGAGATGCTCAGGGGCAAACAGCACTCGCTCTGGCGCGCAGTGCTGGCAGCCAAGAGTGTGTTGACATCTTGCTTCAGTATGGGTGCCCAAATGAACCAGCCCCCTCTGTTGCCTCGACAGTCGGTTTTGCAGCATCCGTTACATCCAGTTTCCCTGTTGCCATGACGCCCAGTCTGACGGTTGCCACGACACTCAAGATATCGCACAAGAGCGGCGGCACCAGCTTGAGTTACAGCACCTCTAGAAGAGCAGTGTCATAA